In Nostoc sphaeroides, the genomic window GGGAGAGCAGCCCGATGATGATGTTAATTGCGATCGCTTGAATCAGAATAGCGCGATAGGGCAAAACCCGCATCAGATAACGCCCAAAGCCGCCAATTTTATCATCTGATTGCTGATAAAAGCGGCTGTCGTCTGGCGTTAGCAGCAGCATGATGCCATTACCCCACCCTTCTAGCAACTCCTCGCGGGTGAGATAGCGGATGCCTACACCAGGGTCAGCAATTACATATTTTTTCCCCTTTTGCCCGTATAAAACGACCCAGTGATAGCCTTTCCAGTGAATGATGGCGGGTAGGGGGGCTTTATGCAATTGGTCAAGCAGTTGCACCGAGGCTTTAACTTGACGCGTATTAAATCCTAGAGTTTCTGCACCCCGCCTCAAACCCAGCAGGCTGGTTCCCCGCGATCCCGTACCAACTACTTCCCGTATTCGACTAATCGCAAAGGTGCGTCCGTAGTGTTTGGCAATAGTGGCTAGACTTGCAGCACCGCAGTCTTCTTCGCTGTGTTGAAGTACAGTTTGGTATTTCATCGTCAAAATTCAAGCCATCTAGCTTTGTTGGTTCTATATCTGTTGTTGATTTTTGGAAAGGTACGCTTCTTGCATCTTTCAGAACAATCAACAACAAATATGTTAAATCTCCTTTTATTGGAGAGAAGGCGATTAAGGGGAAAGTCTTGATCGCCGTTAATGTTCTACTGGTCTAATCAGCTTGTTTAATCAGACTCCTGAGCGTTTAGCTTCATGTGCTGCATCAGGAAGTGTAGTCAACTCTTATATTGCCAGTGACAAATACACGGTCTTTATCATCTCTAAAGTCGATTACGTATTTGCCTCCCCGTATGTTAGTCCATGTAGTGGTATCTTTACCAACACTAGCTAGCTTTCCATTTGAATTATTAGTGTTTACATTTCTAATAATTACACCGAAGGATTGGTTACTTCGTGCCGACTTGGTGTCGGTAATGAGTTTGATTGTTCCACCGGATCGCACATTGAACGATCGTGAGGTTAGGAACGTATCAAAATTAACAGTAGATTTGAAACTACCGCCTCCTTCAACAACAGCAGCGGCTTCGGGAGTTAATTCGGTGAATAGTTGTTCATGCTGATTGTCTTTCATCTTTTTTATCCTATTGAAGTGTTAATTCTTCTGTGTCGTTCCTTGAAGAACTGTAGTTTTAAAAATTGGTTGCGAAACTTCTTGTTTTGAACTTTTACCTATTACCCTCAGGGTGTTTGATCGGACTCTGAGCGTTTACTAAAAAAGCTATGTCAGGAGTAGTAAATTATTATGCTTGAAAGCATCTGCTCCCAACCAGCTTTACTGTCTAGAAACCAATCTTTAGAACAGTTACAGTCAAACTAGAACTAACCTACCCGTATAATCCCAGTCAATGAGTTGTCTGCAAGACCAAATGCTTTGGCATTAGCATACCTTCCTGGCTTCAGCGTCTTGGACTTACCCTTATACCCACTGTCTTGGTATATCTTCCATGTTCCTCTTACTACTATAATGGACGAAGTCCTGTTATTCCAACCGCTACCAACGAGGGCGTTGTCGAGGTTAGAATCACCACCATACAGTTCTGCATTGATTCCCAATTTTCCTCCTTTTAATCCAAAATTTTTCTCGTCATATAAAAACACATCTGGGTTACTCCCAGTGGTATAAAATTTAGGAGCTCCACCACTACAGGTAGCAGCAACCTCATCATCAAGTTCCATGACGGTAAGAGTTGCATCAAGTTGTTTGAAGTATTCTTGGGTGTTTAACATTGTTACTTTCCTTCATTTCCGATTGATGGTAATAGTGAATTAGTAATTAATTGTCTAACTCCACTTAAATATTCT contains:
- a CDS encoding beta/gamma crystallin-related protein, producing MLNTQEYFKQLDATLTVMELDDEVAATCSGGAPKFYTTGSNPDVFLYDEKNFGLKGGKLGINAELYGGDSNLDNALVGSGWNNRTSSIIVVRGTWKIYQDSGYKGKSKTLKPGRYANAKAFGLADNSLTGIIRVG